ATCCGATCTTCAGGAGTTACGGCTTGAAAAGAGGTCTGGATGACCATATATTACACCTGTATCAGGACACACCAGGATCAGCTTATAACCTGGGCCGGTTCACGCGTGCCGACAGTCTAGCAGATTCGGTCGTTTACGAAAACATTGTGCTGGAGCCCGACTTCCAGGGCCGTCAGTTCCCAGCCTTCGCCCCTCCTTTTTTCCCAGGATTCAATTCTGTCGCCTTTACTCAATTCGACAATTGCGAAAACTTATCGACCAAGTTCTACCCGATGGTAGATCCGGTCCCTCATAATTATTTCTGGGACTTTGGGGATGGTTCCGGCTCCAGAAATCCGGCTCCTGTACATACCTATGATGCCGCAGGCGGTTACATGGTCACATTGGCTGTGGAATTGAATGGGCGTTTTTCAGTGGCTACGCAATTCGTGGAAGTACTCGCCAATATGGAAGAAGCCATGATCGGTCAGGATACCACGATCTGTATCGATGAAATACTCACGCTTCCCACCCCAAGTGGCATGGATCTTCCTCAAGGGCAAATTGTCTGGAGTACAGGTGAAACCACGGAGACCATTGAAGTAGATACCACAGGAACCTATTGGGTGGAAGTAACGCTGCCCAATGGCTGTACGACTTTTGATGCCATTACGGTGACCGAATACGGCATTCAACGCCAACTCTCCAACCAATGGTATTTCGGAGAAATGGCCGGACTGGACTTCAACCAGAACCCACCTATGGCGCTGGTAGATGACAACCTGATGGACTCTCCGGAGGGTTGTGCGACCATCTCAGATTCCGACGGTAGCCTGCTGTTCTACACCAACGGGCAAACGGTCTGGAACAAAGAACACATGATCATGGTCAATGGTGATAGCATTGGTGGAGACAGTACTGCGGCGCAATCAGCTATGATCCTCCCCTTCCCGGATGACGAAACCCTGTTCTATGTTTTTACCACACAGGAAGTCTATGGCGAACTGGACAATGAAATGCTGGTCAGTATTGTGGACATCAAAGACGACAGTGCCCGCGGTTCTGTGGTTGTCAAAGGCATCCGGCTATTTGATTACAACACGGAACGGGTGACTGGCTCCAACTTCGGGACCAACGGATGGCTCATGACCCATGAATTCGGTAACAACAATTTCAAAGCGAATTTCCTCGACGAAACTGGGATTACGGCTACGGTGCACTCCCCTGCCGGAGAATACCTTAACTTTCTGGATGAGCAGAGTGCCACCAGTTATCTCAGGTTCCAACCGGGCATCATGCGGGCAGCCAATATGATTCCAGGAGCCAATACTGTGGACATTCTGGATTTTGATAACAATAGAGGTGTATTATCGAATGCTCGAAACATCAATATAGATGAACCTGCCAGTACCCCCTTGTACGGCCTTGAATTCTCCGGAGGCGGCGACAAAATGTACGTCACAACCAATGGAGCAGTCTCCAAGTTGATCCAATACGACCTGGACAGTCTTGATACGGACGATGAAATTGCGGACATAGAAGCTACCAAGTTTGATGGCTATACGCAAGGCAGTGGGTATGGCGCCATTCAGCGCGGGCCCAATGGGGTCATTTACATGGCCATTGACAATGCTACTTCCGTCGGGGCCATCAATTCCCCATCTGCAGACGATGACCTGGCGAACTTCATGGAAAATGGTGTGGACCTGGGCGGTAGGATCAGTCGACTGGGATTACCCAATTTTGTGCAAAATGTCAGTGATCCATTACAGCCTCCTGGCTTCACGGTAGAATCCGCTTGTTTTGGTCAGCCTCTCACACTCATGGCTACAGGAACTTCCATCATTGATGAGTTCGAATGGACCTTTGATGAATTTGCCAGTCCTCAATCAGGGGTTGGAGATTCGATCCAGGTAACGTATTCTACTACCGGCCCGCACACCATCATGCTGAGAATATTTAATCGGTGTGGCTATGACTCTACATTCGTTCAAGATATTGAGGTATTTGCTACACCAGAGAATCCCACCACGCCAGAAACAGTCGCTTTCTGTGGTGACGAACCTGAAGTGATCTTAGAAGCATGGCCGGATGAAGATCCAAACCTGACCTATCTCTGGTCGATAACCAACGGGTCTGGGTTGACCACCAATCAGACCACCAGAACGATCTCAGTAACCGAGCCAGTAGCATATACTGTAACCATTACCAACGCAGATGGCTGTTCATCCGAACCGAGGAGTGGCGTAGTAGCAGGAGCAATAACCGTGAACCTTGGGGAAGACCTGTTTTTCTGTCAGGATGACGATGCACCTGATCTGGACTCACAAAATGCCGTCGGTAATTTCAACTGGACCATTGATGGTGACTCCACTATTGCCAGTAATACTCGTTTTCAGGAGATAGACACCAGTATACCCGGCGTGTACAGTTATGCATTGGAATACACCGAAGAAGTAACTGGGTGTGTGGCACGGGATACGGTAGCAATCACCATTTTTGAATCTCCGATTATCCGGGCTACTGGCACACCGCCTACCACCTGTGATGCCAATGACGGAGCAATCAATTTCACGATCGACTCCAATGGCAGCTTTGTCTACAACCTCACTGGTCCGGTAGCCATCGCGGACCAATCTTTTGATGGCCCCGGAACACCAGCACCATTGACTGGACTAAATGCAGGAATTTATACCCTGAACATCACCAATACTGTGACCGGATGTATTACGAATGAACCTGTACAGGTGGAGGATATTGCTCGATTTGATCTGGAAGCATCTGCTATTCCCGGATGTGGTGCCGAAGGAGATATTGGCCTCCTCGTAACCGGCGATGCGCCTACCAGTGCAAACATTACTGTACGAGATGAAGATGGCATGGAAATTCGTTCGCTGAATGATGTAGCCCTCCCACTTCCCGACCTGCTGGATTTCGATACTGGACTTTATGTGATTCAAATTGAAGAGATTGGCGGACTAGGTTGTATTCAGATAGACTCGGTACAATTGGGTGAAGAATTCCCCAGATCCAATTTTACATTTGACCCTATCCAGGAACTTTGTGGAAACCGAGATCAGGCCGAGATCAGGCCGGGGACCAATGGTATCACTGACTATTTCTGGCAAAACAGTGATGGCCAAGTGATCGGCATTGGCACTTCAGTGGACATTCCACTGGAAGGTACGTACTTCATTACGGCAACAGGAGATCAACTCTGTCCTCGGACGGAAATGATTGAAATCAACATCAATCCTTTACCACTGGTGGAGATTGAAGTAACAGGAGATCTTTGTTTTGGTGAAGTTACCCTTACGGCAGTCATTGAAAGTACGTCGAGTGGTCCTTTTGCCTACCAGTGGCTCTTTGGGTCCGACCGAACAGAATTAGGACAAACCGAAAGCATCAATGTTTCGCAAGAAGGGTTGTATCAGGTTAGGATCACCGATCCTGCTATTGGTTGTGATGCCATATCGAATCCCGTGGATATTGATTGCCAGCCGTTTGTTCGTGCGCCTAATGCCTTCAGCCCAGGGAACAACAATGATCAAAATGATGAGTTCTTCGTTTTCCCCAATGATTTCGTAGACAATTTTGAGATCTTTATTTACTCTCGATGGGGTGAAATCGTTTATTATTCAGATGATTTTGGCTTCAGATGGAATGGTTTTTTCCGTGGCAAACTTTTACCTGAAGGCACGTATGCATATGTGATCAAGTTCACCAGCATTGAAGAACCCGAACTCGGGGGCATTGAACAATACGGATCGGTAACTTTGATCCGATAATTGGTGTTGTCCTATTTATGGCCTTCTTCGATGACATATATGACCGGGTTTTTGGCAAGGAACAAACTCCTGATCCGGTTTTCGTTCATAAACTACTGAAACGATCGGGTTCCTTTCTTGAGAAATATGAAGCCTGGAAAAAAGGTCGGAAAGATGAGCTGCTGGAATTGATCGACACCTCTCTTCAATTGAAGACCAAAGGCATTGAACAAGATCCGCCTACCCATGTTTTGAAATTCTCAGGTTCCAATGCCTTTGCGGTCAGTTTTTCATCAGATATGGGAGCCGAAGAATTGCAGTTTCTGACAGAATGGTTTGCAGCATACGTATTGCAAAACTTACCTTACAAAAAAGCCAATGGGGATGTCATGATCAGGGAACGGGACAATATCGTGGAGACCATTGAAAAAATCTACCTCAAACCCATTGCTACCGAAGAACTGCCCGCTGATCAACAATTTGGCAACATCCTCATTGAAAATTTCGTCGTTGGCACCAAACCTTCTTACATGAAAGTGACGGCCAATTACTACATGGACCGGATGTACAAGCCGCACCGACCGTTCGAAGAACTGACTAATTTTTTATTAAAACCTGTTTATGAATAGCCGAAAATTCAAATACTTACTATTGATTCAATTGATCATGCTTCTCGGTATCGTGCTGTCTCCTCAAACCAGTTACGCCCAGAAATTTTTACCGACCAAACTCAAGGTCACCGTGATCAATGGACAAGGCAATGCGGTGAAAAATGCGACGGTCCGTTTGTTCCTCAGTGAGGAAGATTACATTGATGACAAAAAATCAATCCTTAGCGAAAAGACCAACGAAAAAGGGCAGGTAATTTTCAAAAAGATGAAACCTCGCTCCTACTACATTGATGCTCGAAAGGGAGATCTGAATAATGATGGGCGTGGCTCCAAAACCGATAAACTGAAAGAGGGCCGGGTGAACCGGGTAAATGTCGTGATTGAGTAAGAAAGATTCACGCCCGCCGCCGGCAAGGCATGGCTTTGAGAGCCATAGCGTGACGGCCCATACTATATTTCTTTTGATCTATCGCTTTAGGGTAGTAAACAATAGTAGGCCGTAAGCCACTAACATCAACCAAAAATCGTACACACCTACGTCAGGGAGTACTTTGAATTTTTCGAGTACTACGAAAACGACGATAACGACAGAAACGATGCGGAGAATATTTCGGGTTGAGTTGGTCATTGGGGAAAAATCATTGATTGTAGTAAAGATATTAGAATTGTTCTGAGGAATCTACCGATACTTGCGTGATTTTTCATGGCTGATATCTCCGCACATATCGACCCGGCAGTTAAGTTACTCAAGGCTAACGATTTAGTAGCCATACCCACCGAAACAGTGTATGGATTGGCAGGGAATGCCCTGAATGAAACGACTATCTCCAAAATCTTTGCCGTAAAGCGCAGGCCGAAGTTTGATCCGCTGATTGCGCATGTTGGAGATGAGCGTATGTTGGAAAAGCTGGTCCACTCGTTTCCTGAAAAGGCCCAACGTTTGGCTGAAAAATTTTGGCCTGGTCCGCTAACCCTACTCCTTTCCAAAAGAGAGGACGTTCCTGATCTTTTGACATCAGGTTCTGAGCGAGTGGCTGTGCGCATGCCCAATCACCCACTGACCCTGGAATTGCTACAACAACTGGACTTTCCACTGGCTGCTCCTAGTGCGAATCCCTTTGGATATGTTTCTCCAACCACCGCTCAACATGTTGCCGATCAACTAGGGCCGAATATTCCTTACATTTTGGATGGAGGTCCGTGTACCATTGGCCTGGAATCAAGTATCGTGGGGTTTGAAGGAGAAGACGCCATTGTATACCGTTTGGGAGGGCTCCCTCTGGAAGAAATCCAGAAAGTGATCGGCCCTGTCAAAGTAAACCTGAATAAAAGTTCTAACCCACAAGCACCGGGCATGCTCAAATCACATTATTCGCCTGGTAAACCAGTAATTTTAGGTGAGATTGAAGCCTTGATCAACGAACATCGGGATCAGCAAATCGGGATCATTGCCTTTGATAAAAAGTATGGGAATTTCCCTCAAGTGACACTTTCTACTACTGGTGATATGCAGGAAGCAGCGGCAAATCTTTTCAAAGCCCTGCGAGAACTTGATACGGATCATGTGGATGTCATACTTGCTGAGCAGGTCCCGGATCATGGACTGGGCAGAGCCATCAATGACCGGCTGGAAAGGGCCGCAGCGAAATAAGGCACCAGACGGAAAACCTTTTCATTTCGATTTCATCAAAAATTCACATTGATCCTTTTGGCGTTTAGATAAAAGCACTCATTTTCGTGCAACATTTTCAATGAACAAACCATTTTTGAGATGAAGACGATAGATGATTTTAATTTCAGCGGGAAAAAAGCACTGATCCGTGTGGACTTTAATGTTCCCTTGAATGCATCGTTTGAGGTGACCGATGAAACACGTATCAAAGCGGCCATCCCGACCATTAAGAAAATCATCGCTGATGGAGGATCAGCTATTTTGATGAGTCACCTCGGCCGTCCAAAAGAAGGACCAGAAGAAAAGTATTCTCTCAAGCACATCATTCCTAATCTTTCGGAAAAATTGGGCGTAGACGTTCAGTTCGCGGGTGATTGCATTGGTGCAGAAGCCGAAGAAAAGGCTGCAGCTTTGTCCGGTGGCGACGTACTACTATTGGAAAATGTACGCTTTTACAAACAAGAGACAAAAGGCGATGAAGACTTTGCTGCATCCCTGGCCAAATTAGGAACCATCTACGTGAATGACGCTTTTGGCACCGCTCACCGAGCCCATGCTTCTACAACTATTGTTGCTAAGCACTTTAACGAAAAATGCTGTGGGTATGTGATGAGCGCGGAACTCGACAATGCTAAGAAAGTACTTGACAATGCTGAGCGTCCTTTCACTGCAATCATGGGTGGAGCGAAAATCTCTGATAAGATCCTGATCATTGAAAGACTGCTGGACAAAGTGGACAACCTGATCATAGGTGGCGGCATGTCCTATACGTTCTTTAAAGCCATAGGCGGCTCAATCGGAAACTCTCTGGTGGAAGAAGACAAGCTAGATCTTGCAAAGGAATTGATCAGCAAGGCCAAAGAAAAAGGCGTGAACCTGGAATTACCTAAAGATTCGGTAATTGCCGACGCTTTTGACAATGGCGCCAATACACAAGTGGCAGATAACTTCAGCATCTCCGATGGGTGGATGGGACTGGATCTGGGACCAGAATCCTCTGAAGTATTTTCCAACCTGATCAAGGAATCAAAAACGATCCTTTGGAATGGCCCGATGGGTGTATTCGAAATGAGCAACTTCGCTGGTGGAACCAATAAAGTCGCACAAGCTGTCGTAGAAGCCACAAAGAATGGCGGCTTCTCACTCATTGGTGGTGGTGATTCGGCCGCTGCAGTCAATAACCTGGGATACGGAGATGATGTCTCTTATGTATCTACAGGAGGCGGAGCCTTACTCGAATACATGGAAGGCAAAGTGCTTCCCGGAGTTGCCGCATTAGAAGCTTAAGTTTAGTTCTCAACCTCCATTTCTGGGATCATTGATTCTGAGGAGGTCATAAGAA
This DNA window, taken from Cytophagales bacterium, encodes the following:
- a CDS encoding phosphoglycerate kinase, giving the protein MKTIDDFNFSGKKALIRVDFNVPLNASFEVTDETRIKAAIPTIKKIIADGGSAILMSHLGRPKEGPEEKYSLKHIIPNLSEKLGVDVQFAGDCIGAEAEEKAAALSGGDVLLLENVRFYKQETKGDEDFAASLAKLGTIYVNDAFGTAHRAHASTTIVAKHFNEKCCGYVMSAELDNAKKVLDNAERPFTAIMGGAKISDKILIIERLLDKVDNLIIGGGMSYTFFKAIGGSIGNSLVEEDKLDLAKELISKAKEKGVNLELPKDSVIADAFDNGANTQVADNFSISDGWMGLDLGPESSEVFSNLIKESKTILWNGPMGVFEMSNFAGGTNKVAQAVVEATKNGGFSLIGGGDSAAAVNNLGYGDDVSYVSTGGGALLEYMEGKVLPGVAALEA
- a CDS encoding PKD domain-containing protein, which produces MRCNRWTKVLLLTTLILAVPELGSGQRILDTQYFFGNTTDNFVFDKNGRDVHLEDRQVAPFGMGGSAVISDQFNGNLLFYTDGVQVFDQSHQLVAGYSALNGDSSLNQPAVVVPNPSSRDLYYIFTNPSNGGANEIQFTEIDASIQGNSTDGRFPFGAMTSVNQSTGLTNPSEGIIIIEAGNNGNEYWLITQDRTTFDFRVTAINSTGIDSTQTFTVTSPAYPNVEVAHFAYNADSAWLAIAPKTANRNVAILDFDAATGELAFNQQILRTGVDDGQGESIYDVEWSNSGRKLYFSRFGSAGLDANVYQYDFDSLVLSPLFANPIFRSYGLKRGLDDHILHLYQDTPGSAYNLGRFTRADSLADSVVYENIVLEPDFQGRQFPAFAPPFFPGFNSVAFTQFDNCENLSTKFYPMVDPVPHNYFWDFGDGSGSRNPAPVHTYDAAGGYMVTLAVELNGRFSVATQFVEVLANMEEAMIGQDTTICIDEILTLPTPSGMDLPQGQIVWSTGETTETIEVDTTGTYWVEVTLPNGCTTFDAITVTEYGIQRQLSNQWYFGEMAGLDFNQNPPMALVDDNLMDSPEGCATISDSDGSLLFYTNGQTVWNKEHMIMVNGDSIGGDSTAAQSAMILPFPDDETLFYVFTTQEVYGELDNEMLVSIVDIKDDSARGSVVVKGIRLFDYNTERVTGSNFGTNGWLMTHEFGNNNFKANFLDETGITATVHSPAGEYLNFLDEQSATSYLRFQPGIMRAANMIPGANTVDILDFDNNRGVLSNARNINIDEPASTPLYGLEFSGGGDKMYVTTNGAVSKLIQYDLDSLDTDDEIADIEATKFDGYTQGSGYGAIQRGPNGVIYMAIDNATSVGAINSPSADDDLANFMENGVDLGGRISRLGLPNFVQNVSDPLQPPGFTVESACFGQPLTLMATGTSIIDEFEWTFDEFASPQSGVGDSIQVTYSTTGPHTIMLRIFNRCGYDSTFVQDIEVFATPENPTTPETVAFCGDEPEVILEAWPDEDPNLTYLWSITNGSGLTTNQTTRTISVTEPVAYTVTITNADGCSSEPRSGVVAGAITVNLGEDLFFCQDDDAPDLDSQNAVGNFNWTIDGDSTIASNTRFQEIDTSIPGVYSYALEYTEEVTGCVARDTVAITIFESPIIRATGTPPTTCDANDGAINFTIDSNGSFVYNLTGPVAIADQSFDGPGTPAPLTGLNAGIYTLNITNTVTGCITNEPVQVEDIARFDLEASAIPGCGAEGDIGLLVTGDAPTSANITVRDEDGMEIRSLNDVALPLPDLLDFDTGLYVIQIEEIGGLGCIQIDSVQLGEEFPRSNFTFDPIQELCGNRDQAEIRPGTNGITDYFWQNSDGQVIGIGTSVDIPLEGTYFITATGDQLCPRTEMIEININPLPLVEIEVTGDLCFGEVTLTAVIESTSSGPFAYQWLFGSDRTELGQTESINVSQEGLYQVRITDPAIGCDAISNPVDIDCQPFVRAPNAFSPGNNNDQNDEFFVFPNDFVDNFEIFIYSRWGEIVYYSDDFGFRWNGFFRGKLLPEGTYAYVIKFTSIEEPELGGIEQYGSVTLIR
- a CDS encoding L-threonylcarbamoyladenylate synthase, whose protein sequence is MADISAHIDPAVKLLKANDLVAIPTETVYGLAGNALNETTISKIFAVKRRPKFDPLIAHVGDERMLEKLVHSFPEKAQRLAEKFWPGPLTLLLSKREDVPDLLTSGSERVAVRMPNHPLTLELLQQLDFPLAAPSANPFGYVSPTTAQHVADQLGPNIPYILDGGPCTIGLESSIVGFEGEDAIVYRLGGLPLEEIQKVIGPVKVNLNKSSNPQAPGMLKSHYSPGKPVILGEIEALINEHRDQQIGIIAFDKKYGNFPQVTLSTTGDMQEAAANLFKALRELDTDHVDVILAEQVPDHGLGRAINDRLERAAAK